Within the Salinimonas marina genome, the region TCCGGCTCGCTGTTTTCCGCTCGTTTTCTTCATCTGCTGTTGAGTAAAACCCATTGATAGTCAGATGCTAAGCACCCTACGAACTCGAAGAATTTATCGCCGCTCGGTGAAAGACGTAATCGCATTTTCAAAAACCGAATGGGCAAAAACGCAAAAAATAAAAACAAATCAGGGCTCTATTTGGGTGGGGGCCTGATGTCTTAACCTGGCTTTTCGCGGAACGCCCCAATACGTTGGCGGACACACCGCCGTTAACATACCAATAGTCACGCGGTTACGGTGTGGGCCCCCTTCTGTTGAGATTTCAATTTGAAAGCGTCAAGGATTAAACCTTGAAACATCTGCGGATCGGGATATTGCTTAACGTGCTGAGTTCGGGCTTAGCAGAATACTGACCGTGCAAACCTTACAGACTTTTTTGCTATCTCACATCCTGCCGTTGTGTTTAGCGGTGGGTGTCCATGAACTGAAACTGTAAGTATTTCGCCGCGTTCTTTCGGCTTTATCTGTGGGTGTCCATGATTCAGGTCTTGGTGTATCTCACATCCTGCCAGTAGTTTTTCCTATGGGTCTCCATACACCGGAACGGAAGGTTCATAGCCACGATCTTTCGGCTTTAACTGTGGGTGTCCATGTATGAGATTCCTCTTGTCCTTGGGTGTAGCGGTGGGTGTCCATGGTTTAGATTTTAGTTTTTCCTGTGGGTGTCCATGCATGGGATCGTAACGGTCGGTTTGACACTAATCCGGTCTCAACCACTTTGCTTTGTTTGCCCGGGGCCTAAGACCTGCTAGGATAACCGCAATTTTATTCGTGAAATAAGTGTTATGCATCAGGATTCACCCAACGATTCATGGGCTATACGCATAGCTCAGTTTGTGAAGCGCTTCGGCACACTCAAACTCAGTATTTTGTTTGTCACCGCAACTTTGGTTTTTACCCTGGTGGCGTCTTACCTGGTGCGCATCAGTTTGGGCAAGTCGGTGCAACCTGATGACTTTATTATCGCCATCATCATCACCTTGTTGTCGGCGCCCTGGGTACTGTATTTTTTCAGCGAACTGGTGAAACAGCTGGAAAGCTCTCGTACCAACCTTAAAGAGGTGGTCAGTCAGCTTGAGCGCTTGCGCGAAGAAGATGTATTTCTGAACCGGGAACTGCAAAATAATGTGCGTCAACTCAATCACGAAATCGAGCAGCGCAAGCGGGCGCAGGAAGAACGTGAAGCCGTATTTAAAGAGCTGGAACGGGAAATCGAAGACAAGTCATCTTCTGAAGAGCAGGCCCGGCGTTTATCTACGCTGCTGCGCTCTATTATCGACGCCTCACCCGACCTGATTTATTACCGCAATGAAGAAGGTCGCTTTGCTGGATGCAACCGTATTGCCGAAATGCTGACCGGCAAGACCGAGCAAGAGCTGGTAGGGCTCACGCTTCACGATGTCTTTGAAGAAGATTTAGCCGCCCAGATTGTCGCCAGTGATCGCGAAGTGCTGGAAACCAACGCCAGTATGACCGAAGAATTGTGGCTGCGCTTTGCTGACGGCCGCCGTCGTTACTTTGAAATGAAACGGGTACCGTTTTTCGATAAAGCCGGTAACCGTTTAGGTCTGCTGGCCTTTGGACGGGATATGACCGAACGCAAACAGGCAGAAAGCGCGGCGGAAAAAGCCAGTACGGATAAAACCCGTTTTATTGCCACCATCAGCCATGAGCTGCGCACACCGCTAAATGGTATCGTGGGTCTGAGCCGAATGCTGCGTGATACCGAACTGTCGGATGAGCAATTTAGCTGGGTCAGTACCATTTACGCCAGCGCCATCACTCTTGGCAATATCTTTAACGACATTATTGATTTGGACAAACTTGATCGCGATAAGCTTGAACTGAGCCTTAAGACCGTCTCGCTGCGCGATTTCACCGAAGAATTATCAAGCATCATCCGCTTGTTGGCGGCAGATAAAAATTTAGAGCTGGTGTCTGATATTCACGAGCCCTTACCGCAGATGATTGAGGTGGATGGCACCCGTTTACGCCAGATTTTATGGAATATTTTGTTCAATGCGGTCAAGTTCACCCACAAAGGCTATGTGAGCCTGTCGGTTTCAGCCACCCAGCCTGTTAAAGAGGCGTGTGTGGTCAGCTTTGTCATTGAAGACACTGGGGTGGGGATACCCGATACCGAGCTGGATAAAATTTTTGCGATGTATTATCAGGTCGATCATCCTGATCATCAGTCTGCTACCGGCACCGGAATTGGTCTGGCGATTTGTAAGCAAATGGTCGAGCTGATGCATGGCGAAATCCGGGTTACCAGTGAAGTGGGCAAAGGCACCCGATTTGAAATTGATTTACCGGTACAGATTTCGACCAAGCCAATGCAGGTTTCAAAACTGCTGGTTACCGATCTGAAGATACTGCTGGTGGAAGACATTGAACTCAATGTAATGGTCGCCAAAGCTCTGCTGGAAAAATTAGGACAGCATGTGGATGTGGCGATGACCGGTCAGGATGCGATTGATAAAGTACGTGCCCAGCAATACGACCTGATCTTATTGGATATTCAGCTACCAGATATGTCCGGCTTTGATGTTGCCAATGTGCTAATTGAAGAAGATTTGGTGATGCAAACCCCGATGGTCGCATTGACCGCGAATGTGATTAAAAAGCGCGAAGAATATCTTGAAAATGGCATGGACGATATTATTGCCAAGCCCATCAAGAAAAGTCGGGTAATCGAGGTCTTCAATTCCTTGTTTGCCGAGCCGGCGGCCCCCACTGCGCTTGAGGCCGAGCAGCGTAAACCTAAAGCCGAGGCCAGTAAGTCTCTTAATAACATTCTGGATATGGATTTGCTGCAAATGCTGGTGGATACCATCGGCGAAGATATGGTGCGTGCCAGCGTCAAAGTTTTTCAGGATAAAATGCCTGAATATATGGAAATACTGCAGCTGAATTTAAGCGCCGATGAAAAGTCAGAAGTTTGTTCACAGGCGCACAAGATCAAAGGGGCGGCGGGCTCAGTAGGCCTGGCACGGGTCCAGCGTATTGCTAATCAGATTCAGCAGGGCGATCACCCGGCCTGGTGGCAGAATGTGCATGACTGGGTTGAAGAGCTGCAGATGGCGGTAGCGCATGATATGGAAGCGTTACAGAAATGGCTGAGCAGTCAGCCAATAGACGATTAATATAAGGCCGTTATGAGTGCTCAACCCCCACCGCCTTTTTCCAATACGCCGGTAGCGCCTGACTCGCTGCCGGATATCTGGACCCTTCAAACCAGTGCGGTTTCACCTCGCTATCGCCAGCTTAACCTTACGACGGTAGCAGTGATTTTTTCAGGCCTGCTGGTGATTATCACCGGCTTTCGTTTTCAGCCCTGGTTCGGGCTTACCGCTGAACTGCAGGCAGCATACCCGCGGGCATGCATGTTACTGGCAGCCGTGGGACTGGTTTGGTTTGTGTATCATTTTTTTGCGGACTTACGCGTGCGTTATGCGCTGCGTGAGCAAGATTTGGTTTTGCATAAGGGGTTGATTTTCAAAAGTATAAGCTGCCAGCCGATTTTGCGCATCCAGCATATCGAGCTTAAACGGGGCCCCCTGGAAAGACTGGCCGGATTAGCCAGCTTGCAGGTGTTTTCGGCTGGCGGCGCCGGGCATACCTTTGAAATTCCCGGCTTGCCGGTAGCCCGGGCCCAGCAATTGCGTCAGTTTATTCTCAGCCACAAAGAGCTGGATGCCAAATAACCCGACAGAGGCACTATGAATAAGCACGACACCCTCCCTGAGGCCGAGGTTGAGCTGGACACCGGTAAGCACTGGCGGCGGCTATCGCCCATCGCCATGTTGTATTTCGTGGCCAGCGGCTTCAAAACCCTGGTTCAGAATGGGTTGTATGCTATTCCGGCGCTGGCGATAGGCTCGCAGACAACGAGTATTACCACAGCAAGCTGGTTTATCCCGGCCTTGGGCGGCATCGCTCTGGTGATCGTGGGCTCGGCGGCACTTAGCTATTTTTTCTATCATTTCAGGGTTCGCAATAACCATGTCGAGATTCGCCGCGGCATGTTTAGCCGGCGGCATATCAACCTGCCTTTCTGGCGAATTCAAAATGTAAAAGTCGAACGACCATTTTATTATCGGTTTACCCGCTTTTCGGTAGTGATTCTGGATACCGCCGGCTCTGCTAGTGAAGAAGCCAGTCTGGTGGCGGTCTCAACCAGCTATGCCACCACCTTGCGTGCCCAAATTCTTGCTTCACGAAGCGACTATTTGCAGCACCGAAATAAGGATGAGGCAGAAGCAGAAGCCTCACCTTCGGCTGATGAATCCCCGGACCAGGACCAGGAGCAGGTTATAAATACCCGATCAGTCAAAGATCTAGTGATTCACGGGATCACCAACAACCGGGTGTGGATTTTATTAGGCGCCCTGGTACCGTTTTTTGATAACCTGGCCGTCGGTATCAATGATTATCTGGAGCAGTATGGGCTGCAACTGGAACAGCTTGCCGGGTCAGGTACCATCGCCTGGTGGCAATGGGGCTGTACCTGGCTTCTGTGACCCTGATCATTCTGGCGTTAATGGGGCTATTGTCGGTGGGCGGCTCGCTGCTGACCTATTACGGGTATACCCTGTCCAAAGACGGCGATCGGTATATCCGGCGCAGCGGGTTGTTGTCCCGCCAGGAGGTGAGTATGCGCGAAAGCCGTATTCAGCTGGTGGCGATAAAGCAGGACTGGCTGGATAAATTGCTGAGCCGGGCCAATTTGTTTTTTGAACAAAATAGAAGCGGGCAGCAGCAGGACCAGGAGCTGATGGCGGCCAATAAATTGCTAGTGCCTTCGGTTACCACCGCCCAGGCGCAAACGTTGGTCAGTCATGCTTTTAATGACTGTTCACCCATGCAGCAGTCGTATCGGCGGGTGTCTGAGTTTTATGTTACCCACCATCTGCTGGTGCGGTTATTGCCCCTTACTGTGCTGCTCGGTGTACTGGGGTTTGAGCTCAGACAATGGGTTGGCGTGGCAGTGGTGGCGACAGGGATGACGATGGCGGTGATAGTTTTGTTATTACGCTACTGGCGTTGGGGCTACAGCTACGATGCGCGTTATCTCTATGTGCGCAATGGTTGTATTGGCCTCGATTACCGATGTTGTCCGCTGTACAAGGTTCAGCAGGTTAAATACCAGCAAAGTGTCATGATGAAACGGCGTGGCGTCGCGAGTCTGAAAATAGTCCTGGCCAGTGGCTGTGTCACCATACCGTTTATGGGCGAGTCTCAGGCCAGGGACCTGATGAACCGGTTGTTGTATGAAACAGAAAGTACCCGGCGCTCGTGGATGTAAACCCGGTCTGCTATTACACTTACAAACCGGTAATCACTGAATAATTCGCACCCACAGTCATCTATGGGATAAATCGCCGGCTACCGCTAACCCAGGTACCTGGTGCAAGGCACCTGGTAAAAGGTAAAAAGTTCCCGAAGCCCGACTCAAGACACCGGCGGTACCCTTACAAAGCCTTCCATCAGCACTCTGGCACTGCGGCTCATGATCGCTTTTTCGACCTGCCAGTGAGTGTCACAGTAGCGAGCCTTGGCGCCCACTTCCAATGTACCGGAAGGATGACCAAATACCACCGACTCGCGCTCTGTACCGCCGGCGGCTTCATTGACCAGGGTGCCGGGGATAGCCGCTGCGGTGGCAATGGCGACTGCCGCGGTCCCCATCATGGCATGGTGTAGTTTTCCCATCGACAACGCACGTACCAGCATATCCGTGTCTTTAGCTTCAACGGTTTTACCGCTGGAGGCTTTGTAAGAAGCAGCGGGCGCCACAAAAGCCACTTTAGGGGTATGCTGGCGCTGGGCAGCTTCCCCAATGTTCTGAATAAGGCCCATTTTAACCGCGCCATGGGCACGAACTGATTCGAACATAGCCAGGGCGGTGGCGTCGCCGTTAATATCTTCCTGCAGCTCGGTCCCGGCATAGCCGATGTCGGCGGCCCGCACAAAAATAGTCGGGATCCCGGCGTTGATCATAGTGACATCAAGATGACCTACGCCCGGCACTTCAAGCACATCCTGGGTGTTACCGGTCGGAAATAAGGGTTCGCTGGCATCGGCAGGATCCATAAACTCGACTTTCACTTCAGCTGCCGGGAAGGTGACCCCATCGAGCTCAAAGTCACCGGTTTCCTGTACCTGACCATCGGTAATGGGAATATGCGCCACGATCGCTTTTTGAATATTAACCTGCCAGATCCGCACTACCGCCACACCGTTTTCGGGGATACGTGAAGCATCGACCAGATTATTGGTGATGGCAAAAGCACCCACTGCTGCAGTGAGATTGCCGCAGTTACCGCTCCAGTCGATATGAGGTTTATCAATGGCGACCTGCCCAAACAGATAGTCGACATCGTAGTCCTGACGTTCACTTTTGGACAAAATGACCGTTTTGCTGGTACTGGAGGTGGCACCGCCCATTCCATCCGTGTGTTTTTGGTAAGGATCGGGGCTACCAATAACCCGTAACAATAGCGCATCACGATAGGGGCCGGCGTGTTGAGCTGCTTCAGGTAAATCCTTTAACGCAAAAAAAACACCCTTGCTGGTACCGCCGCGCATATAGGTTGCCGGGACCCGTAATTGTGAAGGATGAGACATAACAATACTCCTGTTACAGGGCCATCAGGCAGTGCCAGTGGCCCTGATTACGTTACTCCTGCTTAGCTTCTTCAGCCTGCAAAAAGTCCTGAGCGAAGCGTTGTAGCACGCCGCCCGCTTCATAAATAGACAGCTCTTCGAAGGTATCCAGACGACAGATAACCGGTACCTCAACTTGCTGCGCGTCTTTACGATTTATGCATAAGGTAAGCTCAGCACCCGGATGAGGCGTGCCTTTAACATCAAAGGTTTCACTGCCATCCAGCTTAAGGGTGTGACGGGTGGTGCCTGGCGTTAACTCCAGAGGCAATACGCCCATCCCGATTAAGTTGGTGCGATGAATACGTTCAAAACCTTCGGCGACAATGACTTCAACCCCGGCCAGACGTACCCCTTTGGCCGCCCAGTCGCGCGATGAGCCCTGACCATAATTATCACCGGCAACAATGATCAGCGGCTGCTTTCGTTGCATGTACGTTTCAATAGCATCCCACATCCGCATTACGTCGCCTTCAGGCTGCAAACGTGTTAACGAGCCCTGCACAACCTCACCGTTTTCCATCACCATTTCATTGAAAATTTTGGGATTCGCCAGCGTCGCCCGCTGGGCGGTAAGGTGATCGCCCCGGTGGGTGGCATACGAATTATAATCTTCTTCGGGTACGCCCATGCTGGTCAGGTATTCACCGGCTGCGCTGCTGGCCATGATGGCGTTGGATGGCGACAGGTGGTCTGTGGTGATATTGTCAGGCAGGATGGCCAGTGGCCGCATCCCAGTCATGGTTCGTTCAGCCGCCAATGCACCTTCCCAGTAGGGGGACGGCGAATATACGTGCTTTGTTCACGCCAGTTGTACAGCGGATTCAGATCTTTACCGTACTCCACTTTCAGGTCGAACATCGGCTCATACACCTTTTTAAAGTGCTCAGGCTTAACGTACTTATCCACCATGGCATCGATGTCTTCATCAGACGGCCATAAATCGCTCAGGGTCACCGGATTACCATGTTCGTCGGTTCCCAGCGCATCTTTTTCAATATCAAAACGAATGGTGCCGGCGATGGCGTAGGCCACGACCAGGGCAGGGGAGGCCAAAAAGGCCTGCTTTGCAAAAGGATGAATGCGACCGTCAAAATTGCGGTTACCGGATAATACCGCTACCGAATACAAGTCACGTTCTTCCAGCTCCTGCTGGATAGCCGGATCTAACGCTCCGCTCATGCCATTGCAGGTGGTGCAGGCAAAAGCCACCACCCCAAAGCCCAGCTGTTCAAGCTCATCCATCAAATCGGCTTCTTCTAAATACAGTTTGACGGCTTTAGAGCCCGGCGCCAGAGAGGTTTTTACCCAGGGTTTGCGGGTCAGGCCCAGTGCGTTGGCTTTTTTCGCCAGCAAGCCTGCAGCAATCACATTACGAGGGTTGCTGGTATTGGTACAGCTGGTGATTGCGGCAATAATGACCGCCCCGTCCGGCATTTTACCGGCTTCGGCATGAACATCACCTAACAAACCATGTTGTTTGAGATCGCTGGTGGGCAAGCGCGAATGGGGGTTCGACGGCCCGGCCATATTTCGCCCGACACTGGACAGATCAAACTGCAGCACCCGTTCATAATGAGCTGAAGCCATATCTTCGGCCCACAGGCCGGTGTGTTTAGCGTAATTTTCTACCAGCGCCACCTGTTTATCTTCACGCCCGGTAAGGGCCAGATATTTGATGGTTTGCTCATCAATATAGAACATCGCCGCGGTGGCCCCGTATTCGGGGTCATATTAGAAATCGTGGCGCGATCGCCCAACGTCAGATGTTTGGTACCTTCACCAAAAAACTCCAGGTAGGCCGAAACCACTTTTTGTTTGCGTAAAAACTCTGTCAGTGCCAGTACAATATCGGTAGCCGTAATGTTGGGCTGAGGTTTTCCGGTAAGCTCCACACCCACCACATCGGGCAGTCGCAACATGGAGGCGCGGCCCAGCATTACGCTTTCAGCTTCCAGACCACCCACACCCACGGCAATAACGCCCAGCGCGTCCACATGGGGAGTGTGACTGTCGGTGCCCACCAGGGTATCGGGAAACGCTACACCATCGGTGGCATGTACTACCGGTGACATGCGCTCCAAATTGATCTGGTGCATGATGCCGTTGCCGGGACCAATGACATCCACATTTTTAAAGGCGGTCTTAGTCCAGTTGATAAAATGAAAGCGGTCATCGTTGCGACGATCTTCGATGGCCCGATTTTTCTCAAAGGCGTCTTTTTCGAACCCGGCATGCTCCACGGCCAACGAATGATCCACAATCAGCTGGGTAGGCACCACCGGATTAACTTTCGACGGATCGCCGCCTTTTTCCGCAATCGCGTCGCGCAGCCCGGCTAAATCGACAAACGCGGTTTGGCCCAGGATATCGTGGCACACCACCCGGGACGGGTACCACGGAAAGTCATGGTCTTTTTTACCGTGAATAATCTGCTCCAGAGACTGTTGTAAAATCTCCGGCGGGCATTTGCGTACCAGGTTTTCGGCAAAGACTTTCAGGGTATAGGGAAGCTTTTCGTAGGTACCCGGGCTCAGGTTATTTATTGCTTCTCGGGTGTCAAAATAATCAAGATTAGAATTGGGAAGGGGTTTGCGATGGTCAGTATTCATAACTGCCTCCTGCAATAGCAAAAAACCGGACACCCACACAGGTTGAGGCCCGGTTTAAAATAAAAGGAATTAACGGGCGTCGATGGCCGGCACCTGACGGAGTTCTTCACCGGTGTATTCGGCCGAAGGACGAATAATGCGGTTGTCGGCGCGTTGCTCCATCACGTGAGCAGCCCAGCCAGTCAGACGTGACATCACAAAAATCGGGGTAAACAGCTTAGTGGGAATGCCCATAAAGTTGTAAGCCGACGCGTGGAAAAAGTCAGCGTTACAGAACAGTTTCTTTTCCCGCCACATAACCGCCTCACAGCGCTCAGAAATCGCGTAGAGGTTTTCGTTACCGACTTGTTCAGACAATTCTTTTGACCATTTTTTGATAATATCGTTGCGCGGATCGTTGTCTGAATACACCGCATGACCAAAGCCCATAATTTTTTCTTTGCGCTCCAGCATACCCATCATTTGCTTTTCCGCATCATCCGGAGAGCTGAATTTTTCAATCATATCCATGGCAGCTTCGTTCGCGCCGCCATGCAAAGGACCACGCAGAGAACCGATGGCACCGGTGACGCATGAGTGCATGTCCGACAGGGTAGAGGCACATACGCGAGCGGTAAAGGTAGAGGCATTAAACTCATGCTCGGCATACAAAATCAACGAAACATGCATTACCTGCTCATGCAGTGGCTCGGGTTTTTTACCATGCAGCATATGCAAAAAATGACCGCCGATTGAATCATCATCGGTTTCTACCTCAATACGCTCGCCATCATGGCTGAAACGGTACCAGTAACAGATGATACTGGGGAAGCAGGCCAGCATTCGATCGGTGATGGTTTGCTGATCGTCAAAGCTTTCTTCGGTTTCCAGATTGCCCAGTACTGAACAGCCGGTGCGCAGCACATCCATAGGATGAGCGTCTTTAGGAATACGCTCCAGGACTTCTTTTAGTGCCTGAGGCAGGCCGCGCTGGCGTTGCAGTAGCGCTTTATACTCGGCCAGTTCGCCTTGATTTGGCAGATGACCTTTTAAAATCAGATGTGCTACTTCTTCAAACTGACAGTTGTCAGCAAGATCTTTAATGTCATAACCGCGATAGGTTAAGCCTGAACCGGCAATACCTACTGTTGAAAGGGCTGTTTTACCGGCTACCTGACCACGCAGGCCTGCGCCACTAAGTTGTTTTGCCATGAAATATCTCCGCTTATAATATGTAGGGTACAAATGAGAAAATACGGTTTAAGGTAAGTTACACCCGGCTATTGGTTTTTGCTTTGCTCGAACAGGTCATCCAGCTTTTTCTCGTAATCGTGATAGCCAAGATAGTCATACAAATCCACCCGGGTTTGCATGTCATCGACCACCGCCTTTTGGTCACCATCTTTTAAAATGTGCTGATACACCCGTTCAGCAGCCTTGTTCATGGCTCTGAATGCACTTAACGGATACAGCACCATCGCCGCGCCCCACTGACCTAAGTCGCTGGTATTCCAAAGTTCGGTTTTGCCAAACTCAGTAATATTGGCCAGAATCGGTACCTCCAGTGCTTCAGCAAAAGCCCGGTAGTGTGCTTCGGTTTGAATGGCTTCGGCAAAAATACCATCGGCGCCGGCGGCCACATAAGCCTTTGCACGTTCTATGGCGGCATCTAAGCCTTCCTGAGCAAAGGCATCGGTGCGTGCCATGATAAAAAAGTCAGGATCGGTACGGGCATCCACGGCCGCAGTAATGCGATCCACCATTTCTTTGGTAGAGACAATTTCTTTATTCGGGCGATGACCACAACGCTTCTGGGCCACCTGATCTTCC harbors:
- a CDS encoding PH domain-containing protein codes for the protein MSAQPPPPFSNTPVAPDSLPDIWTLQTSAVSPRYRQLNLTTVAVIFSGLLVIITGFRFQPWFGLTAELQAAYPRACMLLAAVGLVWFVYHFFADLRVRYALREQDLVLHKGLIFKSISCQPILRIQHIELKRGPLERLAGLASLQVFSAGGAGHTFEIPGLPVARAQQLRQFILSHKELDAK
- the prpC gene encoding bifunctional 2-methylcitrate synthase/citrate synthase — translated: MAKQLSGAGLRGQVAGKTALSTVGIAGSGLTYRGYDIKDLADNCQFEEVAHLILKGHLPNQGELAEYKALLQRQRGLPQALKEVLERIPKDAHPMDVLRTGCSVLGNLETEESFDDQQTITDRMLACFPSIICYWYRFSHDGERIEVETDDDSIGGHFLHMLHGKKPEPLHEQVMHVSLILYAEHEFNASTFTARVCASTLSDMHSCVTGAIGSLRGPLHGGANEAAMDMIEKFSSPDDAEKQMMGMLERKEKIMGFGHAVYSDNDPRNDIIKKWSKELSEQVGNENLYAISERCEAVMWREKKLFCNADFFHASAYNFMGIPTKLFTPIFVMSRLTGWAAHVMEQRADNRIIRPSAEYTGEELRQVPAIDAR
- a CDS encoding PH domain-containing protein; protein product: MNKHDTLPEAEVELDTGKHWRRLSPIAMLYFVASGFKTLVQNGLYAIPALAIGSQTTSITTASWFIPALGGIALVIVGSAALSYFFYHFRVRNNHVEIRRGMFSRRHINLPFWRIQNVKVERPFYYRFTRFSVVILDTAGSASEEASLVAVSTSYATTLRAQILASRSDYLQHRNKDEAEAEASPSADESPDQDQEQVINTRSVKDLVIHGITNNRVWILLGALVPFFDNLAVGINDYLEQYGLQLEQLAGSGTIAWWQWGCTWLL
- the arcB gene encoding aerobic respiration two-component sensor histidine kinase ArcB, with amino-acid sequence MHQDSPNDSWAIRIAQFVKRFGTLKLSILFVTATLVFTLVASYLVRISLGKSVQPDDFIIAIIITLLSAPWVLYFFSELVKQLESSRTNLKEVVSQLERLREEDVFLNRELQNNVRQLNHEIEQRKRAQEEREAVFKELEREIEDKSSSEEQARRLSTLLRSIIDASPDLIYYRNEEGRFAGCNRIAEMLTGKTEQELVGLTLHDVFEEDLAAQIVASDREVLETNASMTEELWLRFADGRRRYFEMKRVPFFDKAGNRLGLLAFGRDMTERKQAESAAEKASTDKTRFIATISHELRTPLNGIVGLSRMLRDTELSDEQFSWVSTIYASAITLGNIFNDIIDLDKLDRDKLELSLKTVSLRDFTEELSSIIRLLAADKNLELVSDIHEPLPQMIEVDGTRLRQILWNILFNAVKFTHKGYVSLSVSATQPVKEACVVSFVIEDTGVGIPDTELDKIFAMYYQVDHPDHQSATGTGIGLAICKQMVELMHGEIRVTSEVGKGTRFEIDLPVQISTKPMQVSKLLVTDLKILLVEDIELNVMVAKALLEKLGQHVDVAMTGQDAIDKVRAQQYDLILLDIQLPDMSGFDVANVLIEEDLVMQTPMVALTANVIKKREEYLENGMDDIIAKPIKKSRVIEVFNSLFAEPAAPTALEAEQRKPKAEASKSLNNILDMDLLQMLVDTIGEDMVRASVKVFQDKMPEYMEILQLNLSADEKSEVCSQAHKIKGAAGSVGLARVQRIANQIQQGDHPAWWQNVHDWVEELQMAVAHDMEALQKWLSSQPIDD
- the prpB gene encoding methylisocitrate lyase — encoded protein: MQSAGKKFREALRANQPLQIVGTINAYSAIMAKEIGHQAIYLSGGGVANASYGLPDLGMTSLNDVLVDVQRITSACDLPLLVDIDTGWGGAFNIAKTIRDMEKAGAAAVHMEDQVAQKRCGHRPNKEIVSTKEMVDRITAAVDARTDPDFFIMARTDAFAQEGLDAAIERAKAYVAAGADGIFAEAIQTEAHYRAFAEALEVPILANITEFGKTELWNTSDLGQWGAAMVLYPLSAFRAMNKAAERVYQHILKDGDQKAVVDDMQTRVDLYDYLGYHDYEKKLDDLFEQSKNQ
- a CDS encoding PH domain-containing protein, encoding MGLYLASVTLIILALMGLLSVGGSLLTYYGYTLSKDGDRYIRRSGLLSRQEVSMRESRIQLVAIKQDWLDKLLSRANLFFEQNRSGQQQDQELMAANKLLVPSVTTAQAQTLVSHAFNDCSPMQQSYRRVSEFYVTHHLLVRLLPLTVLLGVLGFELRQWVGVAVVATGMTMAVIVLLLRYWRWGYSYDARYLYVRNGCIGLDYRCCPLYKVQQVKYQQSVMMKRRGVASLKIVLASGCVTIPFMGESQARDLMNRLLYETESTRRSWM
- the prpF gene encoding 2-methylaconitate cis-trans isomerase PrpF, giving the protein MSHPSQLRVPATYMRGGTSKGVFFALKDLPEAAQHAGPYRDALLLRVIGSPDPYQKHTDGMGGATSSTSKTVILSKSERQDYDVDYLFGQVAIDKPHIDWSGNCGNLTAAVGAFAITNNLVDASRIPENGVAVVRIWQVNIQKAIVAHIPITDGQVQETGDFELDGVTFPAAEVKVEFMDPADASEPLFPTGNTQDVLEVPGVGHLDVTMINAGIPTIFVRAADIGYAGTELQEDINGDATALAMFESVRAHGAVKMGLIQNIGEAAQRQHTPKVAFVAPAASYKASSGKTVEAKDTDMLVRALSMGKLHHAMMGTAAVAIATAAAIPGTLVNEAAGGTERESVVFGHPSGTLEVGAKARYCDTHWQVEKAIMSRSARVLMEGFVRVPPVS